One window of the Acaryochloris thomasi RCC1774 genome contains the following:
- a CDS encoding DUF7734 family protein: MQSPGYRLEQYTLQHLQEVLLVQVESEGQRDEVVIFKGYSSSLTSPTNFDPDMPVLPEQARILTVDRLMGPYNPAEPQYLQRGLSWPEMQAVLAAEGL, translated from the coding sequence ATGCAAAGTCCTGGATATCGACTGGAGCAATATACCTTACAGCATCTTCAGGAGGTGCTACTGGTGCAGGTTGAAAGTGAAGGTCAGAGGGATGAGGTTGTCATTTTTAAGGGTTACTCTAGTTCTTTGACTAGTCCGACGAACTTTGATCCAGATATGCCGGTGCTACCAGAACAGGCCAGAATTTTGACGGTTGATCGCTTAATGGGGCCTTACAATCCGGCTGAGCCTCAGTATCTACAGCGGGGCTTGTCATGGCCGGAGATGCAGGCTGTTTTAGCTGCAGAGGGACTCTAA
- a CDS encoding septal ring lytic transglycosylase RlpA family protein, translated as MKTKPILTGLASALVVSVVCALSVSQASEQTGEALQPEQGEATVTQSEPESETTVPESSVEKVGEVEAEATEASLTQLYSHEILGKSAVTLYVKDIPVVTFLGDSSKAKAAAGTKVAGDASIDETKDPMWRATTVAAKINQFQQSGANADLVRVIWDKKQKTYVIRVQDEQLLAINQETILPKTTKDVAEDALKITNLLRRQLGEDKALTDIPGRPKPKIAKAAKNKNAAVRYQLSGQASWYGGYFHGRKTASGERYNQNALTAAHKTLRFGTRVRVTNLNNGRSVVVRINDRGPFVRGRIIDMSRKGAQAIGLTGSGVAPVRVDVLK; from the coding sequence ATGAAAACTAAACCTATATTGACTGGCCTTGCTTCGGCCCTCGTTGTCTCAGTTGTTTGCGCCCTATCAGTTAGTCAGGCAAGTGAGCAGACTGGCGAAGCATTACAGCCTGAGCAAGGCGAGGCTACGGTTACTCAATCTGAGCCTGAATCTGAGACAACGGTTCCAGAATCGAGTGTAGAGAAAGTCGGAGAAGTTGAAGCTGAAGCCACTGAGGCTTCTCTAACTCAGCTCTACAGTCATGAAATATTAGGTAAGTCAGCGGTTACGCTTTACGTTAAAGATATCCCTGTCGTCACGTTTCTCGGGGACAGTTCAAAAGCAAAGGCTGCGGCAGGAACAAAGGTTGCTGGTGATGCCTCTATTGACGAGACAAAAGATCCGATGTGGCGCGCCACTACAGTCGCTGCCAAGATCAATCAATTTCAGCAGTCTGGGGCTAACGCTGATCTTGTACGCGTAATTTGGGATAAAAAGCAAAAAACCTACGTCATCCGGGTGCAGGATGAGCAACTGCTGGCGATCAATCAAGAGACGATTCTGCCAAAAACCACGAAAGATGTTGCAGAAGATGCGCTCAAAATCACCAACCTCCTACGCAGGCAGCTAGGAGAGGACAAGGCACTGACCGATATTCCTGGTCGTCCGAAGCCTAAGATTGCCAAGGCCGCCAAGAACAAAAATGCTGCTGTACGCTATCAGCTCAGTGGTCAGGCTTCTTGGTACGGCGGTTACTTTCATGGTCGTAAGACGGCTAGTGGTGAGCGATATAATCAAAATGCTTTGACTGCAGCCCACAAGACTCTAAGATTTGGAACTCGCGTACGGGTGACAAACCTTAATAATGGCCGCTCTGTGGTGGTTCGCATCAATGACCGGGGGCCCTTTGTCAGGGGGCGGATTATTGATATGTCTCGAAAAGGGGCACAGGCCATCGGCCTGACAGGAAGCGGCGTTGCTCCCGTCAGAGTCGACGTATTGAAATAA
- a CDS encoding transporter substrate-binding domain-containing protein yields the protein MRLFRTFVPFYVLALMLAVDAVQAAEWSEILRRGHLVVAVKDNLRPLGFRDRQGRLQGFEIDLARQLAQDLLGDSTAVVLKPVLNQDRLTAVIEGEVDVAIANITRTDNRRRIANFSLPYHTSSTQLITQASQIREAKDLQTIAVLQHSHNIAVLKSAFPNTNLIGVRTYQDAITHLETQKADAFAGDQAVLTGWQQKNSAYRIIGQPLARQPLAVALPKGLQYNSLLDKINQSLDQLNQSGWLEQRRQHWGLEQHRKL from the coding sequence ATGCGGCTATTCAGAACTTTTGTGCCTTTCTATGTTCTCGCGTTGATGCTAGCGGTTGATGCGGTACAGGCGGCAGAGTGGTCTGAGATTCTACGTCGCGGGCACTTGGTGGTGGCGGTCAAGGACAATCTTAGACCGCTGGGGTTCCGTGATCGGCAAGGTCGGCTCCAGGGGTTTGAAATTGATTTAGCCCGACAGTTGGCCCAAGATTTGCTGGGGGATTCAACGGCGGTAGTGCTGAAGCCTGTTTTGAACCAGGATCGGCTCACGGCTGTCATTGAAGGAGAGGTAGATGTTGCGATCGCAAACATAACCCGCACCGACAACCGTAGGCGGATCGCCAACTTCAGCTTGCCCTACCACACCAGCTCCACCCAACTGATCACTCAAGCCTCACAAATCCGCGAAGCCAAAGATCTGCAGACGATTGCAGTTCTGCAGCATTCCCATAATATTGCAGTCCTCAAATCCGCATTCCCCAACACGAATCTGATTGGTGTCCGTACTTACCAAGACGCCATAACCCACCTAGAAACGCAAAAAGCTGATGCCTTTGCGGGTGATCAAGCCGTTCTTACTGGCTGGCAGCAAAAAAACTCAGCCTATCGAATCATCGGGCAACCCCTAGCTCGTCAGCCTTTGGCAGTCGCGCTGCCGAAGGGCCTGCAGTACAACTCGCTGCTAGACAAGATTAATCAGTCATTAGATCAGCTCAACCAGTCAGGATGGCTAGAGCAACGCCGACAGCATTGGGGACTAGAACAGCACCGCAAACTTTGA
- a CDS encoding DUF4342 domain-containing protein, whose protein sequence is MSEFGNDPKQAAPEPEVDSTVEPEASAKTSIEEFFVNANTVTTRVRELLREGNVRQIVIKTEAGRPFFKIPFTVGFIGGTLGLMMSPLLITSVAALGVLAGRLTLVVEKNID, encoded by the coding sequence ATGAGCGAGTTCGGCAATGATCCAAAGCAGGCAGCCCCGGAACCGGAGGTCGATTCCACGGTGGAGCCAGAGGCCAGTGCTAAAACGAGTATCGAAGAGTTTTTCGTAAATGCGAATACGGTGACGACCCGCGTCAGGGAACTGCTCCGAGAGGGCAACGTTCGCCAGATTGTCATCAAAACTGAGGCGGGACGCCCGTTTTTCAAGATTCCTTTTACTGTGGGCTTTATCGGTGGTACGTTGGGTTTAATGATGTCTCCTCTACTCATAACGTCTGTGGCTGCGCTAGGAGTACTGGCTGGACGCTTAACCCTGGTTGTTGAAAAGAATATAGACTAA
- a CDS encoding GIY-YIG nuclease family protein: MEKTPKPTLEHQNVPENHQGLHDFLYSSGDEHGVSQQTPAVSQSNEILDLESWLTTAEDRKIAGVYAVFNQQQQAQYVGYSRNVGLALRGHITDNGPQVCAFVRVQAFQFPKRSEMEALRDAWISENGSVPPGNEGDGTWSATVGASAAAVMSAAEREAHEAKKLKLRTAMADETLLKEKEKEAASKAENLKSAVEADDWSALIDGQTKETH, translated from the coding sequence ATGGAAAAGACGCCCAAGCCCACTCTTGAGCATCAAAATGTACCGGAGAATCATCAAGGACTGCACGACTTCCTTTACAGTTCCGGTGATGAACATGGCGTCTCGCAACAAACGCCTGCAGTCTCCCAGAGTAATGAAATCCTAGACCTTGAATCTTGGCTAACAACGGCAGAAGACCGGAAAATTGCGGGCGTTTATGCCGTGTTCAATCAGCAGCAGCAAGCCCAGTATGTTGGCTATTCTCGTAATGTGGGGCTTGCACTGAGAGGCCACATCACGGATAACGGTCCCCAAGTCTGTGCCTTTGTCCGGGTGCAGGCGTTTCAGTTTCCTAAGCGGTCTGAAATGGAGGCGCTGCGCGATGCCTGGATCTCAGAGAATGGGTCAGTACCCCCAGGAAATGAAGGGGATGGGACTTGGTCGGCCACGGTGGGTGCTAGTGCGGCGGCGGTGATGTCGGCTGCAGAGCGCGAAGCCCATGAAGCGAAAAAGCTGAAGCTGCGAACGGCAATGGCGGATGAAACGCTGCTAAAGGAAAAAGAGAAAGAAGCGGCTTCAAAGGCAGAGAATTTGAAGTCTGCGGTAGAGGCTGACGATTGGAGTGCTTTGATTGACGGCCAAACTAAAGAGACGCACTAA
- a CDS encoding alpha/beta fold hydrolase has product MLTTDPQGTLSTYAWQWQGQAINIATEVLGSGPSVLLLPSFSTVSTRAELTTLAQALASHFQVTLLDWPGFGESDRLKLDYQPALFRQFLQDFVRDTFTEDVAVVAAGHAAGYALALESWSRIVLVAPTWRGPLAVMGASESVRNGVRDLVRTPLIGSALYGLNTRPGFLKWMYRRHVFVNETALTPDFIAQRYEGTQQSGARYAPAAFVTGSLDPVSQRAEFLAAIEKPSVPVMVVIAEQAPPASLAEMEAMAKLANIQSVRSQGSLGMAEEFGDAIANLILPILQG; this is encoded by the coding sequence ATGCTAACGACAGATCCCCAGGGCACCCTCTCTACCTATGCCTGGCAATGGCAGGGACAAGCCATCAATATTGCCACCGAAGTCCTCGGTTCCGGTCCATCGGTCCTGCTCTTACCGTCCTTTAGCACGGTCTCCACGCGGGCAGAGCTAACAACCCTAGCCCAGGCGCTGGCGTCTCATTTTCAGGTCACGCTCCTAGACTGGCCGGGTTTTGGCGAGTCCGATCGCCTGAAGCTCGACTATCAACCGGCGCTGTTCCGTCAGTTCTTGCAGGACTTTGTGCGAGACACGTTTACCGAAGACGTGGCGGTGGTCGCGGCGGGACATGCCGCAGGCTATGCCTTGGCACTGGAGTCTTGGTCACGGATTGTCTTAGTCGCCCCCACTTGGCGGGGACCGTTAGCGGTGATGGGTGCGTCCGAGTCTGTTCGCAACGGCGTGCGAGACCTGGTGAGAACGCCTTTGATCGGCTCCGCACTGTATGGCCTCAATACGCGACCTGGGTTTCTAAAGTGGATGTATCGTCGGCATGTGTTCGTCAATGAAACCGCGTTAACGCCGGACTTTATCGCGCAGCGGTATGAAGGGACGCAACAGTCTGGGGCGCGATATGCGCCCGCTGCCTTTGTCACGGGTAGCTTAGATCCGGTGTCTCAAAGAGCGGAGTTTCTAGCCGCAATCGAAAAGCCATCGGTGCCGGTGATGGTGGTGATCGCAGAACAGGCTCCACCGGCATCACTGGCAGAAATGGAGGCGATGGCGAAGCTTGCTAACATCCAGTCCGTTCGTTCGCAGGGCAGCTTGGGAATGGCTGAAGAATTTGGAGATGCGATCGCAAACCTCATTCTCCCCATATTGCAGGGGTAA
- a CDS encoding chlororespiratory reduction protein 7 produces MPDQLMYSEDMYVVIETGQPEQFLTAAEMLSRLESLLQQYPEQAADLQHLPTLTAQAQHLLNTGCELDLGDEQYLQWYAVRLEK; encoded by the coding sequence ATGCCTGATCAATTAATGTACAGCGAGGATATGTACGTCGTGATTGAGACGGGACAACCCGAACAATTTTTGACGGCGGCAGAAATGCTCTCTCGACTGGAATCACTCCTGCAGCAATACCCTGAACAAGCAGCAGACCTGCAGCATCTGCCAACATTGACCGCCCAGGCACAGCATTTGCTAAATACAGGCTGTGAGCTGGATCTTGGCGACGAACAGTATCTGCAGTGGTATGCCGTCCGTCTTGAAAAATAA
- a CDS encoding T3SS (YopN, CesT) and YbjN peptide-binding chaperone 1: MEFKTPAQQDGFKKVRGWMDELFSQIPWEVLDEPGVGLFMGSAWVEVRLYPWNEDSVINIRSTVVSEAKLDATLQNFLLRENAELRFGAFSLNEAGDILFEHTIVGSTCDPQELEASVMAVLQAADDYDDQIVSRWGGKRALDKSP, from the coding sequence ATGGAATTTAAAACACCGGCCCAGCAAGATGGCTTCAAAAAAGTGCGTGGTTGGATGGATGAATTGTTCAGCCAAATCCCGTGGGAAGTACTAGATGAACCGGGTGTGGGTTTGTTTATGGGGTCAGCTTGGGTAGAAGTCCGGCTCTACCCTTGGAATGAAGATTCTGTCATTAATATTCGCTCTACCGTGGTATCTGAGGCCAAATTAGATGCAACGCTGCAGAACTTTTTGCTGAGGGAAAACGCTGAACTGAGATTCGGGGCGTTTTCTCTCAATGAGGCTGGGGACATTCTGTTTGAGCATACGATTGTTGGCTCGACCTGCGATCCTCAAGAGCTAGAGGCATCTGTGATGGCGGTGCTGCAGGCCGCTGATGATTACGATGATCAGATCGTGAGCCGCTGGGGTGGCAAACGCGCATTGGATAAAAGCCCCTAG
- a CDS encoding pentapeptide repeat-containing protein, whose protein sequence is MPLPPESSLPEPEETSGPLKEQASFNRRRSASDRSSISQQPKPLRFWAETSSAIDVNLQNLTPQQLSLLTVITVVLIFLGLFLQSALIGLPAAAIALFLSLRMVWAPLQQIFRTSFPNPYRQWAIATAVGVVALLGIAYFTGLIGLILSLGRRINWEAFGALAEAFGAVGQILVAFLALFVAWRQYIISKELTSQQNRITQQQTIDAYFQGISDLVLDEDGLLEDWPSERAIAEGRTAAILGGLSAEGRAKILRFLSSAKLLTPLKRDRRLGRAIFDGLGGYEEDIEYGVRVIDLGSMLAHSDLAATDLQQTELSDANLIGADLQGCDLSRANLSRCILYGANLKHADFSRTKLYHGTAETATPRDRINAPNYVKGTQTGAIIENVDLTQARNLSPEQRYYCCAWGGSKTRATVPGGCEGIPNKLED, encoded by the coding sequence ATGCCCCTTCCACCTGAGTCATCCCTCCCCGAGCCTGAAGAGACTTCCGGCCCATTAAAGGAGCAGGCGTCGTTCAACCGCCGCAGATCTGCCTCTGACCGGTCATCCATTTCTCAACAGCCAAAGCCGCTTAGATTTTGGGCCGAGACCTCATCCGCGATTGACGTCAATCTCCAAAATCTCACGCCTCAGCAGCTTAGCTTGCTGACTGTGATTACAGTTGTTCTGATCTTTTTGGGTCTCTTTCTCCAGAGTGCGTTGATCGGTCTGCCTGCCGCCGCTATTGCTCTATTCCTTTCACTGCGGATGGTTTGGGCACCCCTACAGCAGATTTTTCGAACCTCATTTCCTAACCCTTACCGCCAGTGGGCGATCGCAACCGCCGTCGGAGTAGTTGCCCTGCTCGGCATCGCCTACTTCACGGGTCTCATTGGTCTGATTTTGTCTCTCGGGCGACGCATCAACTGGGAAGCCTTTGGAGCCTTGGCAGAGGCATTCGGGGCGGTTGGACAGATCTTGGTGGCTTTTTTAGCGTTGTTCGTGGCTTGGCGTCAGTACATCATCTCGAAGGAGCTGACGAGCCAGCAGAACCGGATTACCCAGCAGCAGACCATTGACGCCTATTTTCAGGGAATTTCTGACCTCGTTCTTGATGAAGATGGCTTACTAGAAGACTGGCCTTCTGAACGTGCGATCGCAGAGGGTCGCACCGCCGCCATTTTAGGGGGACTCAGTGCAGAGGGCAGAGCCAAAATCCTTCGATTTCTCTCCAGTGCCAAATTATTGACCCCGCTCAAACGCGATCGTCGTTTAGGTCGAGCAATTTTTGATGGCTTAGGTGGTTATGAAGAAGATATTGAATATGGCGTACGGGTGATTGACCTCGGCAGCATGTTGGCCCATTCAGACTTAGCGGCGACGGATCTCCAGCAGACTGAGCTGAGTGACGCTAACCTCATTGGGGCTGATCTACAGGGATGTGATCTCAGCCGCGCTAATCTTTCTCGCTGCATTCTCTATGGCGCAAATTTAAAGCACGCTGATTTTAGTCGGACAAAGCTTTATCACGGGACAGCAGAGACGGCTACACCCCGCGATCGCATCAACGCCCCGAACTACGTTAAGGGCACCCAAACCGGAGCGATCATCGAAAATGTCGACCTCACCCAGGCTCGGAATCTCTCACCCGAGCAGCGCTACTATTGCTGCGCTTGGGGCGGCTCCAAAACACGCGCTACCGTTCCCGGCGGCTGTGAAGGCATTCCGAACAAGCTCGAAGATTAG
- a CDS encoding TSCPD domain-containing protein, whose product MAHTDKLLSLADQFPQAFSDTIKPLTPPEAQNSSQTSQEETLVVDPSSSESAVSTDSQTSDIEAGGATPEPTAEDRQPFQQSTLSQPFPTQFLALMQEFPHAFADTSEAPRPSNDEPSGAVSLSAETAADSDGSEQRNAIGATSEPSLSTASSLPPGDYDQALQRHISTFTWGEVQIFLTYSPQELRSIWVTVGKSGTEVQSLCEAISRLINLLLEKQTPIPEICRQIRGIRGADSEGLGPNRILGLADLIGKALHEAPARLSPASAADANEASTLTPDHSGDITHESASINSSPAQSEPVTATNASPSGNGTPTVPLSLPAVEVLQTAATWSIPEVGNLTAMLCPECSAELHHMNGCSGGACPVCGYSSCS is encoded by the coding sequence ATGGCGCACACTGACAAGCTCCTGAGTCTAGCTGACCAGTTTCCCCAGGCATTTTCAGATACGATCAAGCCTTTGACGCCTCCAGAGGCCCAGAACTCATCTCAGACATCACAAGAAGAGACTCTGGTTGTTGATCCCAGCAGCAGCGAGTCGGCAGTCTCTACCGATAGCCAGACTTCTGATATCGAAGCAGGGGGGGCTACGCCTGAACCGACCGCAGAAGATCGGCAACCATTCCAGCAATCCACGCTAAGCCAGCCATTCCCCACTCAGTTCCTGGCTCTTATGCAGGAGTTTCCTCACGCTTTCGCAGACACATCGGAAGCCCCGCGCCCCAGCAATGACGAGCCGTCAGGAGCCGTTTCTCTGTCGGCAGAAACAGCCGCCGACTCAGATGGCTCAGAGCAGAGGAACGCGATCGGCGCGACTTCCGAGCCATCTCTCAGCACTGCATCATCTCTACCGCCAGGGGACTATGACCAGGCACTCCAACGCCACATTTCCACCTTCACATGGGGGGAAGTCCAAATCTTTCTCACCTATAGCCCGCAAGAACTGCGCTCTATTTGGGTGACGGTTGGTAAGTCAGGAACTGAAGTGCAGTCCCTGTGTGAAGCTATCTCACGGCTGATTAACTTGTTGCTTGAAAAACAGACGCCTATCCCTGAAATTTGTCGCCAGATCAGAGGCATTCGTGGCGCTGATTCCGAAGGATTAGGTCCGAATCGCATTCTGGGGCTTGCTGACTTAATCGGAAAAGCTCTGCATGAGGCACCCGCAAGACTATCTCCGGCAAGTGCGGCAGACGCTAACGAAGCTTCGACGCTCACACCGGACCATTCAGGCGACATTACTCACGAGTCAGCCTCTATCAACAGCAGTCCAGCCCAGTCAGAACCAGTTACGGCTACGAACGCAAGTCCAAGTGGAAACGGAACACCAACCGTGCCCCTTTCCTTGCCCGCAGTAGAAGTGCTACAGACAGCAGCGACCTGGAGCATACCAGAGGTCGGCAACTTAACAGCCATGCTGTGTCCAGAATGCAGCGCTGAGCTGCATCATATGAACGGCTGCTCGGGAGGCGCTTGTCCAGTTTGTGGCTACAGCAGCTGTAGCTGA
- a CDS encoding DUF3177 family protein gives MTIELLRSLAWTDYRLSLLFVVLAPLGLLIWSITKKAKPITNLLVIYWRVASLLLIAVYLMMAELPFSFIVRFCGLLLVLISLWFWADLNEEIEDQRGELKLAFGAWRWAMTFYCGIAAIGQLPFLKCALSKEAISDSMCQVWLQAPWGYKALLHGGTNAGKLGFIAMIALVLYGLYFIYFLLFRLAKQGRSATGF, from the coding sequence ATGACCATTGAATTGTTGAGATCGCTAGCTTGGACCGACTACCGGCTCTCTCTCTTGTTTGTAGTCTTAGCGCCACTGGGTTTACTGATTTGGTCGATTACTAAGAAGGCCAAGCCCATCACCAATCTGCTCGTGATCTACTGGCGAGTTGCCAGTCTACTTCTGATTGCGGTGTACCTAATGATGGCAGAATTACCGTTTAGCTTTATTGTGCGATTCTGCGGCTTGTTGCTAGTGCTGATCAGTCTTTGGTTCTGGGCAGACCTAAACGAAGAGATTGAAGATCAGCGGGGTGAGCTGAAGCTGGCTTTTGGCGCTTGGCGCTGGGCCATGACTTTTTACTGTGGAATAGCCGCCATTGGTCAACTGCCGTTTCTGAAATGTGCGTTGTCGAAAGAAGCTATTTCTGATTCGATGTGCCAAGTCTGGCTCCAGGCTCCTTGGGGTTACAAAGCGCTCTTGCATGGAGGTACCAATGCGGGGAAACTGGGTTTTATTGCCATGATTGCGCTGGTGCTGTACGGCCTCTACTTTATTTATTTTCTGCTGTTCCGTTTGGCTAAGCAGGGACGTTCTGCGACTGGCTTCTAG
- a CDS encoding S9 family peptidase, translated as MANSVVAPYGSWKSPITSELIVAGSIGLGDLAIDGDNLYWTELRPTEKGRSVLVQQTARGKSDVTPAPWNVRSRVHEYGGGAFLVDQGTVYFTNNSDQRLYRQREGQSPESLTPETTHDRYTNPIIDHHQDRILCIREDHQAEVTNTLVSVDLKTDSEKPVQTLAQGHDFYASPCLSPDGTQLAWLTWDNPNLPWDGTDLWLATFEADGTLSQPQHIAGGTDESIFQPQWSPDGQLYFISDRTGWWNLYRWQESKAHPLCPMSAEFGLPQWVFGMSTYGFIAAEQILCSYNLQGQWHLGRLDVSNGQMQEVETDYTNISGLKVGPAFATFKGSSPTTATEIVQLDLKTDQQSVVCSASQLDLDPAYLSEPELLEFPTEGGLTAYGFYYPPKNKDFQGSTTEKPPLIVKSHGGPTAATSSSLSLKIQYWTSRGFAVLDVNYGGSTGYGRAYQHRLRDQWGIVDVDDCVNGAQYLAKQDLVDCDRMAITGSSAGGYTTLAALTFRDVFKAGASYYGIGDLEALAKDTHKFEARYLDRLIGPYPERQDLYQERSPIHHVEQLSCPVIFLQGLEDKVVPPNQAEAMVNALKEKGIPVAYVTFPEEQHGFRQAKNIKRALDSELYFYSQVFRFAIADTVEAVPIENL; from the coding sequence ATGGCTAATTCTGTCGTTGCCCCCTACGGCTCTTGGAAGTCGCCGATCACCTCTGAGCTGATCGTCGCCGGCAGCATTGGTCTAGGTGATTTAGCCATTGATGGCGACAATCTCTACTGGACAGAACTACGCCCCACTGAAAAAGGACGCTCTGTTCTGGTTCAACAAACAGCAAGGGGCAAAAGCGATGTGACTCCTGCTCCCTGGAACGTTCGCTCGCGCGTCCATGAATACGGCGGTGGAGCTTTTCTTGTCGATCAGGGCACCGTTTACTTCACAAACAATAGTGACCAGCGACTGTACCGCCAACGAGAGGGGCAATCCCCGGAATCTCTGACGCCAGAGACCACTCATGATCGCTACACCAATCCCATCATTGATCACCATCAAGACCGCATCCTCTGCATCCGCGAAGACCATCAGGCAGAAGTCACCAATACTTTAGTCAGCGTTGACTTAAAGACGGATAGCGAAAAGCCCGTCCAGACTTTGGCGCAGGGCCATGACTTCTATGCCTCTCCCTGCCTTAGCCCCGACGGCACTCAGCTTGCTTGGCTCACCTGGGATAACCCCAATCTCCCCTGGGATGGCACGGATCTCTGGCTGGCTACGTTCGAGGCGGATGGCACTCTCTCACAGCCACAGCACATTGCGGGTGGCACAGATGAATCAATCTTTCAGCCTCAGTGGTCCCCTGACGGACAGCTTTATTTCATCTCTGATCGCACTGGCTGGTGGAACCTTTATCGCTGGCAAGAGAGTAAAGCCCATCCTCTCTGTCCGATGTCGGCGGAGTTCGGCCTCCCTCAATGGGTGTTTGGCATGTCAACCTACGGCTTCATTGCTGCCGAGCAGATTCTTTGTTCCTACAATCTTCAGGGACAGTGGCATCTAGGACGCCTGGATGTCAGCAACGGCCAGATGCAAGAAGTTGAGACGGACTACACCAATATTTCGGGCCTGAAGGTCGGGCCAGCCTTCGCCACATTTAAAGGCAGCTCTCCTACAACGGCAACAGAAATTGTGCAGCTCGATCTGAAAACGGATCAGCAATCGGTTGTCTGTAGCGCCAGTCAACTCGATCTTGACCCGGCCTATCTCTCTGAGCCAGAGCTGCTGGAATTCCCAACAGAGGGGGGCCTGACGGCCTATGGATTTTATTACCCCCCTAAAAATAAGGATTTTCAAGGCTCCACGACGGAAAAGCCGCCTTTGATTGTGAAGAGCCACGGGGGGCCAACGGCGGCAACGTCAAGTAGCTTGAGCTTAAAAATTCAGTACTGGACCAGTCGCGGTTTTGCTGTTCTAGACGTGAACTATGGCGGCAGTACGGGCTATGGCCGCGCCTATCAGCATCGCCTGCGTGATCAGTGGGGGATTGTAGATGTCGATGACTGCGTGAACGGTGCCCAGTATTTAGCGAAGCAAGACCTTGTGGATTGCGATCGCATGGCGATCACCGGCAGCAGTGCAGGCGGCTACACAACATTAGCGGCTCTCACGTTTCGGGATGTGTTTAAGGCCGGGGCTAGCTACTACGGCATCGGCGATCTAGAAGCGCTTGCTAAAGACACCCATAAGTTTGAAGCTCGCTATCTCGACCGACTAATTGGCCCCTATCCCGAGCGTCAGGATCTATATCAAGAGCGCTCCCCCATCCACCACGTCGAGCAGCTATCCTGTCCCGTGATTTTTTTGCAGGGACTTGAAGACAAAGTGGTGCCGCCGAATCAGGCTGAGGCAATGGTCAATGCCTTGAAAGAGAAAGGGATTCCGGTGGCCTACGTCACCTTCCCTGAAGAACAACATGGTTTTCGGCAAGCTAAGAATATCAAGCGGGCCCTAGATAGTGAGCTGTACTTTTATTCGCAGGTTTTTAGATTTGCGATCGCAGACACCGTTGAAGCGGTCCCCATTGAGAACCTTTAG
- a CDS encoding tetratricopeptide repeat protein: MQALKSLPLATIYLALLLGLLLFAVIMIGRQVMQTRKTESTIARLQTKIREGSGSVEEYFELGSIYLMKKLPGQAVGQFQKAIKLIEADEEIPPESAPIYNALGFAFFNQDQFDMAIRQYKEALERQPTYVTALNNLGHVYEKKNLTSQALETYEKSLEQDPKNSTANRRIKVLKRRLVPTSPTS, encoded by the coding sequence ATGCAAGCTCTAAAAAGTCTGCCTTTAGCCACAATTTATTTGGCACTCTTGCTCGGCCTTCTCCTCTTTGCCGTGATCATGATTGGTCGCCAAGTGATGCAAACCCGCAAAACCGAATCCACGATCGCACGCCTGCAGACAAAGATTCGCGAAGGCTCAGGCAGTGTCGAAGAATATTTTGAGCTGGGCAGCATTTACCTGATGAAAAAACTGCCCGGTCAAGCGGTGGGACAGTTTCAGAAAGCCATCAAGCTGATCGAAGCAGACGAAGAGATTCCGCCCGAGAGTGCGCCGATCTATAACGCTCTGGGTTTTGCCTTCTTCAATCAAGATCAGTTTGATATGGCGATTCGTCAATATAAAGAAGCCCTCGAGCGTCAGCCGACCTATGTGACAGCGCTCAACAACTTGGGGCATGTCTACGAGAAGAAGAATTTGACCTCGCAGGCGCTGGAAACCTACGAGAAGAGTTTAGAGCAAGACCCTAAAAATTCCACCGCCAATCGCCGCATCAAGGTACTCAAGCGTCGGCTTGTCCCCACAAGTCCCACTAGCTAA